The Silvibacterium dinghuense DNA window CTTCACGGGAGTGACGTACAACCTGTACTGCGTGGAAACAGAAAAAGCACTGCTCGAAGATACACTTGAGAGCCAATTATCGAGACATTTCCAAAAATCAACTGCCCAATCGGAGAGCGGATTCTGCGAAAGAGCGCTCTTTGCTTGCTCTAAAAGAGCAGATCCGTCAACGTAATGAATCGCAACGTCATCTAGATATTCGAGCGATACTTTGGCCTTGGCTGGGCAAGTGAGAAGGTGATAGCACAGGCGCACTGGCTGAATAGCAAACCCGAGATACTGCCCGGGCGCCGTATGTTTGGGCCGTTTTAGAACAACCGCGTCAGACAGTATCGTCATTAAAGATGTTTCTGGAACTCGACAAACTACAGAAGTAATTGATCGGTCTGATTTTACCTCAATTGCTCAAAGGGTCTGTCGCCGTCCGCGCCCTAATGCTGGCGGATACCGGCTCAAGAGGAGCCCGCCGTAAACGAACCCCATCTGCAGAAGGCTGGAGGCTGTCCCCCAGCGGGGTAGAAGGGGCGCTCCGCCACGCTCCAGAGGCCGTTCTGCTCGCAATCCCACCAATAACTAAACAGCTATCTACTGGACTACTTTATTTCGCCATCTTGGCCTGGTTTTGCTCCGCCCTTGACGCAGTCGATCTCCTAATACTTGGTGCGAACGTAGGTCCCATACCGTCCATAACATGGCGATCCAGAGCGATTTTTGTGTGCGTTCAAGGTTCCATCCATTTTCTTTTTGTTAAAGGTTTTGCCACACACCGTACACCGGAAAACATAGGTCGGTCCCTGACTCCTACTCGTCGCAGCCAATGTTCGGACTATCCGGGGTATCCTAGACATCGCCATCGAAGGCGCCACATTGAGCGGCCCTGTTGACGTCAGCTCGACAGCATAGCGTGGGCTAAATACCTGCAAGGTCACGGCTGCTCCCTGCATCCGATCTACACGATAGGAGCGGTGTTCGCCCGAGTCACTGCGAATCGCGTGCAGCACGAAATAGCCCTCCACGGTTTGGCGCAATGAGTACGGCTCAATACGCCGCACACGTCCGTCGTAAGTAAGATCAACGCACAGATAGTTGGCGGCGGCAAAGCGGATGACCTCCAGAGTTGAGCGAGACGGGAAAGGAACTCCCATCGGTAGTACGCGGGTGCGTACGACAACTTCGTTCGCGCCGGGAGAGATGATGGCGCGCAGCGGGACTGGCGCACTGCTTGTCAGCCACGAAAATATCTCTGGCAGCGCGTTCCAGAAGTCATCGATCGGAGGAAGAACGGGAAGCTGGTGCGAGAGCATGTCCGACCACATGGCATCGAGCGCTTGCCGATGCGGCATGAGGGACGCGAAGGTCGGGACAGGGATCGTTTTATACGCGCATTTCTGGCGAAGCACGTCCAGCAGCACAGTCGCCGTAGGCCGGCTGTCGGTGTGCCGGTAGAGGTTCACGACATCGTAGAGATCGCGTGGCCGCGTTCGCTCTCCGAGCGCGCGGATTTTCTCGCCGAACGCCTCCTCGTAAGCGTAGCAATTCGCCCAGATTTCGCCTTCTGGCTTATCGCCGTAAGGATGAAATACCTCGCGCCGCACGGAAGGTAGTACCACCTTTTCATCCGCCGTCAGATCGAGCTTAATCTTGGGCCA harbors:
- a CDS encoding nucleotidyl transferase AbiEii/AbiGii toxin family protein; the encoded protein is MIDKREILEATSSFSLRLPSVVEKDYVLGWILAGINAHEELAESWVFKGGTCLKKCYFETYRFSEDLDFTLRDASHLDEEFLKGVFEEVVAWVAEESGLSLPFDQIEFDIYDNPRGQPNCQGKIAYRGPVSPTSGGWPKIKLDLTADEKVVLPSVRREVFHPYGDKPEGEIWANCYAYEEAFGEKIRALGERTRPRDLYDVVNLYRHTDSRPTATVLLDVLRQKCAYKTIPVPTFASLMPHRQALDAMWSDMLSHQLPVLPPIDDFWNALPEIFSWLTSSAPVPLRAIISPGANEVVVRTRVLPMGVPFPSRSTLEVIRFAAANYLCVDLTYDGRVRRIEPYSLRQTVEGYFVLHAIRSDSGEHRSYRVDRMQGAAVTLQVFSPRYAVELTSTGPLNVAPSMAMSRIPRIVRTLAATSRSQGPTYVFRCTVCGKTFNKKKMDGTLNAHKNRSGSPCYGRYGTYVRTKY